The following proteins are co-located in the Sphingomonas donggukensis genome:
- a CDS encoding tetratricopeptide repeat-containing sulfotransferase family protein, producing the protein MPDVPTLIAQLKAALERQDRAAINTACRGLVAARAPLRGQWRSIIFVLLRNGELTLARAAADILAAETGNSALGRFEQAATYARTGLLAEAQAIMASLPDDVPDPVGNAYISGTLATNLGQFDAAKRHLRRAVATSPGSGQAWLSLAMAGRVEDADRTAMLEARHAMAGAAPIERGAYHYAVGKALDEVGDHDAAFAAFFEGAAAVRATRPPAEATERAATAAAIDGWTGESLDALATPGTRSVRPIIVSGLPRSGTTLVEQILVSHSAVQGGEELGRLAVLGREIGGVGYDAVRQALARGQGDALVALYDHLIDERFPGSGRIVDKTLQISRFMGLVATLLPDVPVVWLRRDPLDTAWSIFRTYFIEDLAWTFDLAAIGRQMADEDRLFAHWMQLRPEQILPVHYADLVSDPDTEVRRIVAHCGLDLEPQQLRPHESARAVTTASVAQVRQPISRDAIGAAEPYRAHLQPFIDAYRAAGGTID; encoded by the coding sequence GTCGCCGCGCGCGCACCGCTTCGCGGCCAGTGGCGCTCGATCATTTTCGTCCTGCTGCGCAACGGCGAGCTCACGCTCGCCAGGGCCGCAGCCGATATTCTGGCAGCCGAAACCGGCAACAGCGCGCTCGGACGCTTCGAGCAGGCGGCAACCTACGCACGGACCGGTTTGTTGGCCGAAGCGCAGGCGATCATGGCGAGCCTGCCCGATGATGTCCCCGATCCGGTCGGCAACGCCTATATTTCCGGGACGCTTGCGACCAATCTCGGCCAGTTCGACGCCGCCAAGCGACACCTTCGCCGCGCCGTCGCGACGTCTCCGGGTTCGGGCCAGGCCTGGCTGTCTCTGGCCATGGCTGGCAGGGTCGAGGACGCGGATCGCACCGCGATGCTCGAGGCGAGGCACGCGATGGCCGGAGCAGCGCCGATCGAGCGCGGCGCCTATCACTATGCGGTCGGCAAGGCCCTCGATGAGGTCGGCGACCACGATGCGGCATTCGCGGCGTTTTTCGAAGGTGCGGCTGCGGTGCGTGCGACGCGCCCCCCTGCAGAGGCCACGGAACGGGCGGCAACCGCCGCGGCCATCGACGGCTGGACTGGAGAGAGCCTGGATGCCCTGGCTACGCCTGGGACTCGCAGCGTCCGCCCGATCATCGTTTCGGGACTGCCGCGTTCGGGTACCACGCTGGTAGAGCAGATCCTCGTCAGTCACAGCGCGGTGCAGGGCGGCGAGGAACTGGGCCGGCTTGCCGTGTTGGGGCGGGAGATCGGGGGTGTCGGGTATGATGCCGTCCGCCAGGCGCTGGCACGCGGTCAGGGTGATGCGCTCGTTGCGCTCTACGATCACCTTATCGACGAACGCTTTCCCGGTTCCGGCCGGATCGTCGACAAGACGTTGCAGATCAGCCGCTTCATGGGGCTGGTCGCGACGTTGCTTCCCGATGTCCCGGTGGTCTGGCTACGCCGAGATCCGCTCGACACGGCGTGGTCGATCTTTCGCACATATTTCATCGAGGATCTCGCCTGGACGTTCGATCTCGCCGCGATCGGGCGACAGATGGCCGACGAAGACCGACTGTTCGCGCACTGGATGCAATTGCGCCCCGAACAGATTCTACCCGTGCACTATGCCGACCTCGTCTCGGACCCGGACACCGAGGTCCGCCGCATCGTCGCGCACTGCGGACTCGATCTGGAGCCGCAGCAGCTGCGCCCGCACGAAAGCGCGCGTGCCGTCACGACGGCCAGCGTTGCGCAGGTTCGCCAGCCGATCAGCCGCGATGCCATCGGTGCCGCCGAGCCCTACCGCGCCCATCTCCAGCCCTTCATCGACGCCTATCGCGCGGCGGGCGGGACGATCGACTGA
- the clpB gene encoding ATP-dependent chaperone ClpB, translated as MNLEKFTDRARGFLQSAQTVAIRMNHQQIAPEHLLKALLEDEQGMAAGLIGAAGGDAKRAVSETDLALSKIPAVSGSGAQTTPGLNNDAVRVLDQAEQIAGKAGDSFVTVERLLVALALSLNTPAGRALKTAGATPEALNTAINATRKGRTADTAGAEDRYDALKKFARDLTQAARDGKLDPVIGRDEEIRRTIQILARRTKNNPVLIGEPGVGKTAIAEGLALRIANGDVPDTLKDRRLMALDMGSLIAGAKYRGEFEERLKGVLDEVRAAEGEVVLFIDEMHTLVGAGKTDGAMDASNLLKPALARGELHCIGATTLDEYRKYVEKDPALQRRFQPVYADEPTVEDTISILRGLKEKYELHHGVRITDGAIVAAATLSNRYITDRFLPDKAIDLMDEAASRIRMEVESKPEEIETLDRRIIQLKIEREALKRESDQASRDRLATLEGELVNLEEQSGGLTARWQGEKDKIAGEAKIKEQLEAAKLELEQAQRAGDLAKMSELSYGTIPALTKQLEDAQGQTGAAMLREEVTADDIAGVVGRWTGIPVERMLTGEREKLLKMEETIGKRVIGQADAVRAVATAVRRSRAGLQDPNRPLGSFLFLGPTGVGKTELTKALAEFLFDDSSAMVRIDMSEFMEKHTVARLIGAPPGYVGYEEGGVLTEAVRRRPYQVVLFDEVEKAHADVFNVLLQVLDDGRLTDGQGRTVDFSNTLIILTSNLGSQYLASLGDGEDVASVEPQVMDVVRAHFRPEFLNRLDEIILFHRLAAEHMAPIVDIQVARLGKLLADRKVTVTLTDAAKAWLGRVGYDPVYGARPLKRAVQRYLQDPLADLILRGEVRDGATVTVDEGDGKLALGVG; from the coding sequence ATGAACCTCGAGAAATTCACCGACCGCGCCCGCGGCTTCCTCCAGTCGGCACAGACCGTCGCGATCCGCATGAACCACCAGCAGATCGCGCCGGAGCATCTGCTGAAGGCGCTGCTGGAGGATGAGCAGGGCATGGCCGCCGGGCTGATCGGCGCGGCGGGCGGCGATGCGAAGCGCGCGGTCAGCGAAACCGACCTCGCGCTCAGCAAGATCCCGGCGGTCAGCGGCAGCGGGGCGCAGACGACCCCCGGCCTCAATAACGACGCCGTTCGCGTGCTCGACCAGGCCGAACAGATCGCGGGCAAGGCCGGCGACAGCTTCGTCACCGTCGAGCGCCTGCTGGTCGCGCTCGCGCTGTCGCTCAACACCCCCGCCGGTCGGGCGCTCAAGACCGCAGGCGCGACGCCCGAGGCGCTCAACACCGCGATCAACGCGACGCGCAAGGGTCGCACCGCCGACACCGCCGGCGCCGAGGACCGCTACGACGCGCTCAAGAAATTCGCGCGCGACCTGACCCAGGCCGCGCGCGACGGCAAGCTCGACCCCGTGATCGGCCGCGACGAGGAAATCCGCCGCACCATCCAGATTCTGGCGCGCCGCACCAAGAACAATCCCGTGCTGATCGGCGAGCCCGGCGTCGGCAAGACCGCGATCGCCGAAGGCCTCGCGCTGCGCATCGCCAATGGCGACGTGCCCGACACGCTGAAGGACCGCCGCCTGATGGCGCTCGACATGGGGTCGCTCATCGCCGGTGCGAAATACCGCGGTGAGTTCGAGGAGCGGCTGAAGGGCGTGCTCGACGAAGTGCGCGCCGCCGAGGGCGAGGTCGTGTTGTTCATCGACGAGATGCACACGCTGGTCGGCGCAGGGAAAACCGATGGCGCGATGGACGCATCGAACCTGCTGAAGCCCGCGCTCGCCCGCGGCGAACTCCACTGCATCGGCGCCACCACGCTCGACGAATATCGCAAGTATGTCGAGAAAGACCCCGCGCTGCAGCGGCGGTTCCAGCCGGTCTATGCCGACGAGCCGACCGTCGAGGACACCATCTCGATCCTGCGTGGCCTCAAGGAAAAATACGAGCTCCACCACGGCGTCCGCATCACCGACGGCGCGATCGTCGCCGCCGCGACGCTCTCCAACCGCTACATCACCGACCGCTTCCTGCCCGACAAGGCGATCGACCTGATGGACGAGGCGGCGTCACGCATCCGGATGGAAGTGGAATCGAAGCCCGAGGAGATCGAGACTCTCGACCGCCGCATCATCCAGCTGAAGATCGAGCGCGAGGCGCTGAAGCGCGAAAGCGACCAGGCGTCCCGCGACCGGCTGGCGACGCTGGAGGGCGAGCTCGTCAATCTCGAGGAGCAGTCCGGCGGCCTGACCGCGCGCTGGCAGGGCGAAAAGGACAAGATCGCGGGCGAGGCAAAGATCAAGGAACAGCTGGAGGCGGCGAAGCTGGAGCTCGAGCAGGCGCAGCGGGCCGGTGACCTCGCGAAGATGTCGGAGCTTTCCTACGGCACGATTCCCGCGCTCACCAAACAGCTCGAGGACGCGCAAGGTCAGACCGGTGCGGCGATGCTGCGCGAGGAAGTGACCGCCGACGACATCGCCGGCGTGGTCGGGCGCTGGACCGGCATCCCGGTCGAACGCATGCTGACCGGCGAGCGCGAGAAACTGCTCAAGATGGAGGAGACCATCGGCAAGCGCGTGATCGGCCAGGCCGATGCGGTCCGCGCCGTCGCCACCGCCGTCCGTCGCAGCCGCGCAGGGTTGCAGGATCCGAACCGCCCCCTGGGCAGCTTCCTGTTCCTCGGGCCGACCGGCGTCGGCAAGACCGAGCTGACCAAGGCGCTCGCCGAATTCCTGTTCGACGATTCCAGTGCGATGGTCCGCATCGACATGAGCGAGTTCATGGAAAAGCACACCGTCGCCCGGCTGATCGGTGCGCCGCCGGGCTATGTCGGTTACGAGGAAGGCGGCGTGCTGACCGAGGCTGTCCGCCGCCGCCCCTATCAGGTGGTGTTGTTCGACGAGGTCGAGAAGGCGCACGCCGATGTGTTCAACGTGCTGCTCCAGGTATTGGACGACGGGCGGCTGACCGACGGCCAGGGCCGCACGGTCGATTTTTCGAACACGCTCATCATCCTCACCAGCAACCTCGGCAGCCAGTATCTGGCGTCGCTGGGCGACGGCGAGGATGTGGCAAGCGTCGAGCCCCAGGTGATGGACGTGGTGCGCGCCCACTTCCGCCCCGAATTCCTCAACCGGCTGGATGAAATCATCCTGTTCCACCGGCTGGCCGCGGAGCACATGGCCCCGATCGTCGACATCCAGGTCGCTCGCCTCGGCAAGCTGCTCGCCGACCGCAAGGTGACCGTGACCCTCACTGACGCCGCCAAGGCGTGGCTCGGCCGCGTCGGCTACGACCCCGTGTACGGCGCGCGTCCGTTGAAGCGCGCGGTGCAGAGGTATCTGCAAGACCCGCTGGCCGACCTGATCCTCCGCGGCGAAGTCCGCGACGGCGCGACGGTGACGGTGGACGAGGGCGACGGGAAGCTGGCGCTGGGCGTGGGGTAG
- a CDS encoding M28 family metallopeptidase, which produces MRRIATILLAATAVPAAAQTAAPAPVIRPEEMRAHVAFLADDLLEGRDAGTRGYDIAAKYVASRFDGFGLKPGGDAGGWYQSIAFQKARLDPTKPAALTIGGRRFDNGGDVAILPDGRFQDQRLSADAVFVGYGIDAAAQGFDDYRGLDVRGKFVVVLPGVPTGTPSEIGASLSAEKAKMAERRGAIGILTLPTPTMLKQFPWERARASVGAARQRVVEPDGTVRLPAPGIKASAYVHGPAADALFAGSGTTPAKVFAAAAKKNARPRGFALVPALELAQSSLVEKSRSPNVVGVLPGSDPKLRDEYVLLTAHLDHNGVNPAAKGEDKVFNGAMDNAAGVATMLEAARAFVASGQAPRRSVMFVALTSEEDGLLGSDYLARHPAVPRGASVVADVNLDMPVLLYKLDDVVAFGAEHSTVGEAVARAAARTGIALSPDFMPEENVFVRSDHYSFVKQGVPSVMLATGSKNDGARIFKEFLGKTYHTPADQPSLPFDWVSAAKFATVNYEVARDLADAPERPRWYVGSPFGEQFAKDQPKAVRPK; this is translated from the coding sequence ATGCGCCGTATCGCCACCATCCTGCTTGCCGCCACCGCAGTACCCGCCGCCGCCCAGACCGCAGCGCCCGCCCCGGTCATCCGCCCCGAGGAAATGCGCGCCCATGTCGCTTTCCTGGCCGACGACCTGCTGGAGGGGCGCGATGCGGGAACCCGCGGCTATGACATCGCGGCGAAATATGTCGCCAGCCGCTTCGACGGCTTCGGGCTGAAACCGGGCGGCGACGCCGGCGGCTGGTATCAGTCGATCGCCTTCCAGAAGGCGCGGCTCGATCCCACCAAACCCGCCGCACTCACCATCGGCGGGCGCCGGTTCGACAATGGCGGCGACGTTGCGATCCTGCCCGACGGGCGCTTCCAGGACCAGCGGCTGAGCGCGGACGCGGTCTTCGTCGGCTACGGCATCGACGCGGCGGCACAAGGCTTCGACGATTATCGCGGGCTCGACGTGCGCGGCAAGTTCGTCGTCGTGCTGCCGGGCGTCCCGACCGGCACACCGAGCGAAATCGGCGCCAGCCTGTCGGCGGAGAAGGCCAAGATGGCCGAGCGCCGCGGCGCGATCGGCATCCTGACGCTGCCGACGCCGACGATGCTGAAGCAATTCCCTTGGGAGCGCGCGCGTGCCTCAGTCGGCGCCGCCCGCCAGCGCGTGGTCGAGCCCGATGGGACCGTCCGCCTGCCCGCGCCGGGGATCAAGGCCAGCGCCTATGTCCACGGCCCCGCCGCCGACGCGCTGTTCGCCGGCAGCGGGACGACCCCGGCCAAGGTCTTCGCCGCCGCTGCAAAGAAGAACGCGCGCCCGCGCGGCTTCGCGCTGGTCCCGGCGCTGGAACTCGCCCAGTCGAGCCTGGTCGAAAAATCGCGCAGCCCCAACGTCGTCGGCGTGTTGCCGGGCAGCGACCCGAAACTGCGCGACGAATATGTCCTGCTGACCGCGCACCTCGACCACAATGGCGTCAACCCGGCGGCCAAGGGCGAGGACAAGGTCTTCAACGGCGCGATGGACAATGCCGCCGGCGTTGCGACCATGCTGGAGGCGGCGCGCGCCTTCGTCGCCAGTGGACAGGCGCCCAGGCGCAGCGTGATGTTCGTCGCGCTGACGTCGGAGGAGGACGGCCTGCTCGGCTCCGACTATCTCGCGCGCCATCCCGCGGTGCCGCGCGGCGCCAGCGTCGTCGCCGACGTCAACCTCGACATGCCGGTGCTGCTCTACAAGCTGGACGACGTGGTCGCGTTCGGCGCCGAGCATTCGACCGTCGGCGAAGCGGTCGCGCGCGCGGCGGCCAGGACCGGCATCGCGCTGTCGCCCGATTTCATGCCCGAGGAAAACGTCTTCGTGCGGTCGGACCACTACAGCTTCGTGAAGCAGGGCGTGCCGTCGGTCATGCTCGCGACCGGATCGAAGAACGACGGCGCGCGCATCTTCAAGGAGTTCCTGGGCAAGACCTACCACACCCCCGCCGATCAGCCCTCGCTGCCGTTCGACTGGGTGTCCGCGGCGAAGTTCGCGACCGTGAACTACGAGGTCGCGCGCGATCTGGCCGACGCGCCCGAACGCCCGCGCTGGTACGTCGGCAGCCCGTTCGGCGAGCAGTTCGCCAAGGACCAGCCGAAAGCCGTGCGGCCCAAGTGA
- a CDS encoding M16 family metallopeptidase, giving the protein MIRTLGLATATSMLALAAPAHAQAPASGPSLQSLVAQVNIPYETFTLPNGLRVIVHTDRKAPVVAASIWYHIGSKNEPRGKTGFAHLFEHMMFYGSENAPGAFFGRLEEIGATDWNGTTWFDRTNYFQTVPTGALDRILFLESDRMGHLLGAVTQEKLDNQRGVVQNEKRMGENEPGGLVEYAELAALLPEGHPYRHSTIGSMADLNSASLEDVKNWFREHYGPNNAVLVLAGDIDLATAKTKVTKFFGDIPKGPVTTRPAVPIPTLAAPVEKVMKDRVAQTRLSREWTAPGAVDQESNTLDLALDIIGGLGSSRLYDALVRKEAVAVGVSANLQQQENLSFVEINARVKPGVDAALVGKRMDEIIAQFLKDGPTADEVRRAATTALAARVKGLEQVGGFGGKAVALAEGAVYSNDPAEYKRDLQTIASATPASVLAVARKWLGRPVFKLTLEPGERSAADQALAGNDTAAVEAKAVTAPASTTPPATATRQQPAVGQVADLQFPAIERTTLSNGMKVVFAKRTTVPVVRVAVGFDAGNAADDHAKLGTHALMVSMLDEGTTTRSSAQIAEDEERLGATIQASGGMDNTAVSLSALKSNLAPSLDLFADIVRNPAFAPAEVERLRATQMARIAAEMTQPQSIALRMLPPMIYGSQHPYGIPFTGSGTPQGTKAVTRDDLVAFHAKWIRPDNGTIFVVGDTSLAEMKPLLESRFGTWKAAASPKGVKAFAAPTAVTGEKIVLIDKPQSPQSMIIGGEVLPVKGSDDPLALTTANDVIGGSATSRLISNLRETKGWAYYAGTSVQTVKDRMPFMVIAPVQTDKTGPAIAEARKDLTSWLGTSGTTQDEAGRAIRSSVLSLPGSFETGSDLMGALMRIEQFGRPDDYYVKLPARYRAMTPATMDAAARAAINPKVLTWIVVGDAAKVKPQLDTLGIPVEVVGAAPATPATPAAAPVATTPATAPARK; this is encoded by the coding sequence ATGATCCGCACTCTCGGCCTCGCCACCGCCACGTCGATGCTCGCGCTCGCTGCGCCCGCCCATGCGCAGGCGCCCGCGTCCGGCCCGTCGCTCCAGAGCCTCGTCGCGCAGGTCAACATCCCGTACGAGACGTTCACGCTGCCCAATGGCCTGCGCGTCATCGTCCACACCGACCGCAAGGCGCCGGTGGTGGCCGCGTCGATCTGGTATCACATCGGATCGAAGAACGAGCCGAGGGGCAAGACGGGCTTCGCGCATCTGTTCGAACACATGATGTTCTACGGGTCGGAAAATGCACCGGGCGCGTTCTTCGGGCGGCTGGAGGAAATCGGCGCGACCGACTGGAACGGCACGACCTGGTTCGATCGCACCAACTATTTCCAGACCGTGCCCACCGGCGCGCTCGACCGGATCCTGTTCCTCGAAAGCGACCGCATGGGGCATCTGCTCGGCGCGGTGACGCAGGAAAAGCTCGATAACCAGCGCGGCGTCGTCCAGAACGAGAAGCGCATGGGCGAGAACGAGCCGGGCGGCCTGGTCGAATATGCCGAGCTCGCCGCGCTGCTGCCCGAGGGGCATCCGTATCGCCACTCGACGATCGGATCGATGGCCGACCTCAACTCGGCGAGCCTCGAGGACGTCAAGAACTGGTTCCGCGAGCATTACGGCCCGAACAATGCGGTGCTGGTGCTGGCCGGCGACATCGACCTCGCGACCGCCAAGACCAAGGTCACGAAATTCTTCGGCGACATCCCCAAGGGTCCGGTGACGACGCGCCCCGCCGTGCCGATCCCGACGCTCGCCGCCCCGGTCGAGAAGGTGATGAAGGATCGCGTCGCCCAGACCCGCCTGTCGCGCGAATGGACCGCGCCGGGTGCGGTCGACCAGGAAAGCAACACGCTCGACCTCGCGCTCGACATCATCGGTGGGCTGGGCAGCTCGCGGCTGTACGACGCGCTGGTCCGCAAGGAAGCGGTCGCGGTCGGCGTCAGCGCGAACCTGCAACAGCAGGAGAATCTGTCGTTCGTCGAGATCAACGCGCGGGTGAAGCCGGGCGTGGACGCCGCGCTGGTCGGCAAGCGAATGGACGAGATCATCGCCCAGTTCCTGAAGGACGGGCCGACCGCGGACGAAGTGCGCCGCGCGGCGACGACGGCGCTGGCCGCGCGCGTGAAGGGGCTGGAACAGGTCGGCGGCTTCGGCGGCAAGGCGGTCGCGCTGGCCGAAGGCGCGGTCTATTCGAACGACCCGGCCGAATATAAGCGCGACCTGCAGACCATCGCGTCGGCGACGCCCGCCAGCGTGCTCGCGGTCGCGCGCAAGTGGCTCGGGCGCCCGGTGTTCAAGCTGACGCTGGAGCCGGGCGAGCGCTCCGCCGCCGATCAGGCGCTGGCCGGCAACGACACCGCGGCGGTCGAGGCGAAGGCGGTGACCGCGCCGGCATCGACCACGCCGCCCGCCACCGCCACGCGCCAGCAGCCCGCGGTCGGCCAGGTCGCCGACCTGCAGTTTCCCGCGATCGAGCGCACCACGCTGTCGAACGGGATGAAGGTGGTGTTCGCCAAGCGGACGACGGTGCCGGTGGTGCGCGTCGCGGTCGGCTTCGACGCGGGCAACGCCGCCGACGACCATGCCAAGCTCGGCACCCACGCGCTGATGGTGTCGATGTTGGATGAGGGCACGACGACGCGCAGCTCCGCGCAGATCGCCGAGGACGAGGAGCGGCTGGGCGCGACGATCCAGGCGTCGGGCGGGATGGACAATACTGCGGTCAGCCTGTCGGCGCTCAAATCGAACCTCGCGCCGTCGCTCGACCTGTTCGCCGACATCGTCCGCAATCCCGCCTTCGCGCCCGCCGAGGTCGAGCGGCTGCGCGCGACGCAGATGGCGCGGATCGCTGCGGAAATGACGCAGCCGCAATCGATCGCGCTCAGGATGCTGCCGCCGATGATCTACGGCAGCCAGCATCCCTACGGCATTCCCTTCACCGGATCGGGCACGCCGCAGGGGACGAAGGCGGTGACCCGCGACGACCTCGTCGCTTTCCACGCCAAGTGGATCCGCCCCGACAACGGCACGATCTTCGTCGTCGGCGACACGTCGCTCGCCGAGATGAAGCCGCTGCTCGAAAGCCGCTTCGGCACCTGGAAGGCCGCCGCCAGCCCCAAGGGCGTGAAGGCGTTCGCCGCGCCGACCGCGGTGACGGGTGAGAAGATCGTCCTGATCGACAAGCCGCAGAGCCCGCAGTCGATGATTATCGGCGGCGAAGTGCTGCCGGTGAAGGGCAGCGACGATCCGCTGGCGCTCACCACCGCCAACGACGTCATCGGCGGATCGGCGACCTCGCGCCTGATCAGCAACCTGCGCGAGACCAAGGGCTGGGCCTATTACGCCGGCACTTCGGTGCAGACGGTGAAGGATCGCATGCCCTTCATGGTCATCGCGCCGGTCCAGACCGACAAGACCGGCCCGGCGATCGCCGAGGCGCGCAAGGACCTGACCAGCTGGCTCGGCACCAGCGGCACCACGCAGGACGAGGCGGGCCGCGCGATCCGCAGTTCGGTGCTGTCGCTGCCGGGCAGTTTCGAGACGGGCAGCGACCTGATGGGCGCGCTGATGCGGATCGAACAGTTCGGGCGCCCGGACGATTATTACGTGAAGCTGCCCGCCCGCTACCGCGCGATGACGCCTGCGACGATGGATGCCGCCGCGCGCGCCGCGATCAATCCGAAGGTGCTGACGTGGATCGTCGTCGGCGACGCGGCGAAGGTGAAGCCGCAGCTTGACACGCTGGGCATCCCTGTCGAGGTGGTCGGCGCAGCCCCGGCGACCCCTGCGACCCCCGCAGCGGCCCCGGTGGCAACCACGCCCGCCACGGCGCCGGCGCGGAAGTAG
- a CDS encoding 5-(carboxyamino)imidazole ribonucleotide synthase, with translation MTVPLPPGSTIGILGSGQLGRMLAVAAAQLGYRTHIYAPETGPANDVSPLMTRARYDDAGALAAFARAVDVVTYEFENVAFAPIAALSPIVPVRPPALSLATAQDRVNEKGFVEGLGGRTAPWRAVTSLAELEEAIAAVGWPAILKTSRFGYDGHGQARITAPDQATAAWESIGAAPAILEGFVTFDHEFSIVLARGVDGTIVSYPPPLNVHRDGILATSTIPAPAEVAACWTEAATLAGRVADALGHVGVLTLEFFVTADGPVFNEMAPRVHNSGHWTIEGAVTSQFENHIRAICGLPLGSTDVTGSGVEMENLIGEDAARWPQILAEPEAHLHLYGKHEVRAGRKMGHVTRVRR, from the coding sequence ATGACCGTCCCCCTGCCCCCCGGTTCGACCATTGGCATCCTCGGCTCGGGTCAGCTCGGGCGGATGCTCGCGGTGGCCGCGGCGCAGCTTGGCTATCGCACCCACATCTACGCGCCCGAAACCGGCCCGGCCAACGACGTCTCGCCGCTGATGACGCGCGCGCGCTACGACGACGCCGGGGCGCTCGCCGCGTTCGCGCGCGCGGTCGACGTCGTGACCTATGAGTTCGAGAATGTCGCCTTCGCCCCGATCGCGGCGCTCAGCCCCATCGTGCCGGTCCGCCCTCCGGCGCTCAGTCTCGCCACCGCGCAGGACCGGGTGAACGAGAAGGGCTTCGTGGAGGGCTTGGGCGGGCGCACCGCGCCGTGGCGCGCGGTCACGTCGCTCGCGGAACTGGAAGAGGCGATCGCCGCGGTCGGCTGGCCGGCGATCCTGAAGACCTCACGCTTCGGTTATGACGGGCACGGACAGGCGCGCATCACCGCGCCCGATCAGGCGACCGCGGCGTGGGAGTCGATCGGCGCGGCCCCGGCGATCCTGGAGGGGTTCGTCACCTTCGACCATGAATTCTCGATCGTGCTGGCGCGCGGCGTGGACGGCACGATCGTCAGCTATCCGCCGCCGCTGAACGTCCACAGGGACGGCATCCTGGCCACCTCAACCATCCCTGCGCCCGCCGAGGTCGCGGCGTGCTGGACCGAGGCCGCGACGCTCGCCGGCCGCGTCGCCGACGCGCTCGGCCATGTCGGGGTGCTGACGCTGGAGTTCTTCGTCACCGCGGACGGCCCGGTGTTCAACGAAATGGCACCCCGCGTCCATAATTCGGGCCACTGGACGATCGAGGGCGCCGTCACCAGCCAGTTCGAAAACCACATCCGCGCGATCTGCGGCCTTCCGCTCGGCTCGACCGACGTGACAGGCTCGGGCGTGGAAATGGAAAACCTGATCGGCGAAGACGCCGCGCGCTGGCCGCAAATCCTGGCCGAGCCGGAAGCCCACCTGCACCTCTACGGCAAGCACGAGGTCCGCGCCGGCCGCAAGATGGGGCATGTGACGCGGGTGCGGCGGTAG
- the purE gene encoding 5-(carboxyamino)imidazole ribonucleotide mutase, whose translation MALVGIIMGSTSDWDTMRHAAEVLDTLGVAYETKVVSAHRTPQRLYDYATGAADRGLKVVIAGAGGAAHLPGMAAAMTHLPVLGVPVESKALKGMDSLLSIAQMPGGIPVGTLAIGKSGAINAGLLAAAILATADAALEARLIAWRERQTDGVADAPN comes from the coding sequence ATGGCGCTGGTGGGCATCATCATGGGTTCGACGTCCGACTGGGACACGATGCGCCATGCCGCGGAGGTGCTCGACACGCTGGGCGTCGCGTATGAGACGAAGGTCGTCTCCGCGCACCGCACCCCGCAGCGCCTGTACGACTATGCGACCGGAGCCGCCGACCGCGGGTTGAAGGTCGTGATCGCGGGCGCGGGCGGGGCGGCGCATCTGCCGGGCATGGCGGCGGCGATGACGCACCTGCCGGTGCTCGGCGTGCCGGTCGAATCCAAGGCGCTGAAGGGCATGGACAGCCTGCTGTCGATCGCCCAGATGCCCGGCGGCATTCCCGTGGGCACGCTCGCAATCGGCAAGTCGGGCGCGATCAACGCCGGGCTGCTGGCCGCCGCGATCCTCGCCACCGCCGACGCGGCGCTCGAGGCGCGGCTGATCGCGTGGCGAGAGCGCCAGACCGACGGCGTGGCGGACGCGCCGAACTGA